One genomic segment of Mycobacteriales bacterium includes these proteins:
- a CDS encoding TIGR03086 family metal-binding protein, translated as MTDVQDRYRQVSKGFDAAVKAVAPHQWEAQSPCEGWKARDVVAHVVAGHRGVIAGVRGGESKPLGGDEDPRQAWEAASRAIDEIAADPEVLAKEIDGPIGKMPAGQIIGRFVSMDLLVHTWDLARAVGADERLHEDSVSHAYEALKPMDDMIRQPNVFGPKLEPPAGADLQTEFLYFLGRRA; from the coding sequence ATGACCGACGTTCAAGACAGGTACCGGCAGGTCTCGAAGGGCTTCGACGCTGCTGTCAAGGCGGTCGCCCCGCACCAGTGGGAGGCACAGTCCCCCTGCGAGGGGTGGAAGGCCCGCGACGTGGTGGCGCATGTGGTCGCGGGCCATCGGGGCGTGATCGCCGGCGTCAGAGGTGGGGAGTCGAAGCCCCTCGGCGGCGACGAAGACCCAAGGCAGGCTTGGGAGGCGGCATCTCGGGCGATCGACGAGATCGCCGCAGACCCGGAAGTGCTGGCCAAAGAGATCGACGGGCCGATCGGCAAGATGCCCGCCGGGCAGATCATCGGGCGGTTCGTGTCCATGGACCTGCTCGTGCACACCTGGGACCTGGCACGGGCGGTCGGTGCGGACGAGCGCCTCCACGAGGACTCAGTTAGCCACGCCTACGAGGCTCTCAAGCCGATGGACGACATGATCCGCCAGCCCAACGTCTTCGGGCCCAAGCTGGAACCACCCGCGGGTGCGGATCTGCAGACGGAGTTCCTCTACTTCCTGGGCCGCCGGGCGTAA